From the genome of Pantoea alfalfae, one region includes:
- the rplP gene encoding 50S ribosomal protein L16, with amino-acid sequence MLQPKRTKFRKVHKGRNRGLAAGTDVSFGTFGLKAVGRGRLTARQIEAARRAMTRAVKRQGKIWIRVFPDKPITEKPLEVRMGKGKGNVEYWVALIQPGKVLYEMDGVPEELAREAFKLAAAKLPIKTTFVTKTVM; translated from the coding sequence ATGTTACAACCAAAGCGTACGAAATTCCGTAAGGTGCACAAAGGCCGTAACCGCGGTCTGGCTGCGGGTACGGATGTCAGCTTCGGTACTTTCGGTCTGAAAGCTGTTGGCCGTGGTCGTCTGACTGCTCGTCAGATCGAAGCAGCACGTCGTGCTATGACCCGTGCAGTTAAGCGTCAAGGTAAGATCTGGATCCGAGTATTCCCGGACAAACCGATCACCGAGAAGCCGCTGGAAGTGCGTATGGGTAAAGGTAAGGGTAACGTAGAGTATTGGGTTGCCCTGATCCAGCCTGGTAAAGTCCTGTATGAAATGGACGGCGTACCAGAAGAGCTGGCCCGTGAAGCATTCAAGCTGGCAGCAGCAAAACTGCCTATCAAAACCACCTTTGTAACTAAGACGGTGATGTAA
- the rpsH gene encoding 30S ribosomal protein S8 codes for MSMQDPIADMLTRIRNGQAANKVAVTMPSSKLKLAIANVLKEEGYIEDFKIEGDIKLELELTLKYFQGKAVVESIQRVSRPGLRIYKKKDELPKVMAGMGIAVVSTSKGVMTDRAARQAGLGGEIICYVA; via the coding sequence ATGAGCATGCAAGATCCGATCGCGGATATGCTGACCCGTATCCGTAACGGTCAGGCCGCGAACAAAGTTGCGGTCACCATGCCTTCCTCCAAGCTGAAATTGGCAATTGCCAACGTTCTGAAGGAAGAAGGATATATTGAAGATTTCAAAATCGAAGGCGACATCAAGCTGGAACTGGAACTTACTCTCAAGTATTTTCAGGGCAAAGCTGTTGTAGAAAGCATTCAGCGAGTAAGCCGTCCTGGCCTGCGCATCTATAAGAAAAAAGATGAGCTGCCAAAGGTAATGGCTGGTATGGGCATCGCTGTAGTTTCTACATCTAAAGGTGTCATGACTGATCGTGCAGCGCGCCAGGCAGGTCTTGGTGGCGAAATTATCTGCTACGTAGCGTAA
- the rplO gene encoding 50S ribosomal protein L15 gives MRLNTLSPAEGSKHATKRLGRGIGSGLGKTGGRGHKGQNSRSGGGVRRGFEGGQMPLYRRLPKFGFTSRKAMITTEIRLSDLAKVEGGIVDLNALKAANIVGVQIEFVKVILSGEVSTPVTVRGLRVTKGARAAIEAAGGKIEE, from the coding sequence ATGCGTTTAAATACTCTGTCTCCGGCCGAAGGGTCTAAGCACGCTACCAAGCGTCTGGGTCGTGGTATCGGTTCTGGCCTCGGAAAAACCGGTGGTCGTGGTCACAAAGGTCAGAACTCACGTTCTGGCGGTGGCGTACGTCGCGGTTTCGAAGGTGGTCAGATGCCTCTGTACCGTCGTCTGCCGAAGTTCGGTTTCACCTCTCGCAAAGCAATGATCACCACAGAGATTCGTCTGTCTGATCTGGCGAAAGTTGAAGGCGGTATCGTCGACCTGAACGCGCTGAAAGCAGCCAACATTGTCGGTGTTCAGATTGAATTCGTTAAAGTAATTCTGTCTGGTGAAGTATCTACACCGGTAACGGTTCGCGGCCTGCGTGTCACCAAAGGTGCTCGTGCTGCAATCGAAGCTGCTGGCGGTAAAATCGAGGAATAA
- the rpsQ gene encoding 30S ribosomal protein S17, protein MTDKIRTLQGRVVSDKMQKSAVVAIERFVKHPIYGKFIKRTTKLHIHDENNECGIGDVVEIRECRPLSKTKSWTLVRVIEKAVL, encoded by the coding sequence ATGACCGATAAAATCCGTACTCTGCAGGGTCGTGTAGTAAGTGACAAAATGCAGAAATCTGCAGTTGTCGCTATCGAACGTTTCGTGAAACACCCGATCTACGGCAAATTCATCAAACGTACGACCAAGCTGCACATCCATGACGAGAACAATGAATGTGGAATTGGTGACGTGGTAGAAATCCGCGAATGCCGTCCACTGTCCAAGACTAAATCCTGGACCCTGGTTCGCGTAATCGAGAAAGCGGTTCTGTAA
- the rplX gene encoding 50S ribosomal protein L24 encodes MAAKIRRNDEVIVLTGKDKGKRGKVKNVLSSGKVIVEGINLVKKHQKPVPALNQPGGIVEKEAAIQVSNVALFNAATGKADRVGFRFEDGKKVRFFKSNSETIK; translated from the coding sequence ATGGCAGCTAAAATCCGTCGTAACGACGAAGTTATCGTGTTAACCGGTAAAGATAAAGGTAAGCGCGGTAAAGTTAAGAATGTCCTGTCTTCTGGTAAGGTCATCGTTGAAGGTATCAACCTGGTTAAGAAACATCAGAAGCCGGTTCCGGCTCTGAACCAACCAGGTGGCATCGTTGAAAAAGAAGCTGCTATTCAGGTTTCTAACGTTGCACTGTTCAACGCGGCAACTGGTAAGGCTGACCGTGTAGGCTTTAGATTCGAAGACGGCAAAAAAGTCCGTTTCTTCAAGTCTAACAGCGAAACTATCAAGTAA
- the rpsN gene encoding 30S ribosomal protein S14: protein MAKQSMKAREVKRAKLADKFFAKRAELKAIISDVNASDEDRWDAVLKLQSLPRDSSPSRQRNRCRQTGRPHGFLRKFGLSRIKVREAAMRGEIPGLKKASW, encoded by the coding sequence ATGGCTAAGCAATCTATGAAAGCGCGCGAAGTTAAGCGTGCAAAATTAGCAGACAAATTCTTCGCTAAACGCGCTGAACTGAAAGCGATCATCTCTGATGTGAACGCTTCCGACGAAGACCGTTGGGATGCTGTTCTGAAGCTGCAGAGTCTGCCGCGTGATTCCAGCCCTTCACGTCAGCGTAACCGCTGCCGTCAAACAGGTCGTCCGCACGGTTTCCTGCGGAAGTTTGGGTTGAGCCGTATCAAGGTCCGCGAAGCCGCCATGCGCGGTGAAATTCCGGGTCTGAAAAAGGCTAGCTGGTAA
- the rpmD gene encoding 50S ribosomal protein L30, whose translation MAKTIKITQTRSSIGRLPKHKATLVGLGLRRIGHTVEREDTPAVRGMVNAVSYMVKVEE comes from the coding sequence ATGGCTAAGACTATTAAAATCACTCAAACCCGTAGTTCAATCGGCCGCTTGCCTAAGCATAAAGCCACTCTGGTTGGCCTGGGTCTGCGTCGTATTGGCCACACCGTTGAGCGTGAAGACACGCCTGCAGTACGCGGTATGGTTAACGCGGTTTCCTATATGGTTAAAGTGGAGGAGTAA
- the rpsC gene encoding 30S ribosomal protein S3, which translates to MGQKVHPNGIRLGIVKPWNSTWFANTNEFADNLDSDFKVRQFLTKELAKASVSRIVIERPAKSIRVTIHTARPGIVIGKKGEDVEKLRTVVAKIAGVPAQINIAEVRKPELDAKLVADSITSQLERRVMFRRAMKRAVQNAMRLGAKGIKVEVSGRLGGAEIARTEWYREGRVPLHTLRADIDYNTSEAHTTYGVIGVKVWIFKGEILGGMAAVEQPEPAAQPKKQQRKGRK; encoded by the coding sequence ATGGGTCAGAAAGTACATCCTAATGGTATTCGCCTGGGTATTGTAAAACCATGGAACTCTACCTGGTTTGCGAACACCAACGAATTCGCTGACAACCTGGACAGCGATTTTAAAGTACGTCAGTTCCTGACTAAAGAACTGGCTAAAGCATCTGTCTCTCGTATCGTTATCGAGCGTCCAGCGAAGAGCATCCGTGTGACTATTCACACCGCTCGTCCGGGCATCGTTATCGGTAAGAAAGGCGAAGATGTAGAAAAACTGCGCACGGTCGTCGCGAAAATCGCTGGCGTTCCTGCACAGATCAATATCGCCGAAGTCCGCAAGCCGGAACTGGACGCGAAACTGGTAGCTGACAGCATTACTTCACAGCTGGAGCGTCGTGTGATGTTCCGTCGTGCTATGAAGCGTGCAGTTCAGAACGCCATGCGTCTTGGCGCGAAGGGTATTAAAGTTGAAGTTAGCGGCCGTCTGGGTGGCGCTGAGATCGCACGTACCGAATGGTATCGTGAAGGTCGCGTGCCATTGCACACACTGCGTGCTGACATTGACTACAACACCTCTGAAGCGCACACCACTTATGGTGTAATCGGCGTTAAGGTATGGATCTTCAAAGGTGAGATCCTGGGTGGTATGGCTGCTGTTGAACAACCGGAACCGGCTGCTCAACCTAAAAAGCAGCAGCGTAAAGGCCGTAAGTAA
- the rplW gene encoding 50S ribosomal protein L23, giving the protein MIREERLLKVLRAPHVSEKASSAMEKTNTIVLKVANDATKAEIVAAVEKLFEVEVKDVNTLVVKGKVKRQGQRIGRRSDWKKAYVTLKEGQNLDFAGGAE; this is encoded by the coding sequence ATGATCCGTGAAGAACGTCTGCTGAAAGTACTGCGCGCGCCGCACGTATCTGAAAAAGCATCTAGCGCGATGGAAAAAACCAATACCATCGTTCTCAAAGTTGCTAATGACGCGACCAAAGCAGAGATCGTTGCTGCTGTTGAGAAACTGTTCGAAGTAGAAGTTAAAGACGTAAACACCCTGGTAGTTAAGGGCAAAGTTAAGCGTCAAGGACAGCGTATCGGTCGTCGTAGCGACTGGAAAAAAGCTTACGTCACCCTGAAAGAAGGCCAGAATCTGGACTTCGCTGGCGGCGCTGAGTAA
- the rplN gene encoding 50S ribosomal protein L14: MIQEQTMLNVADNSGARRVMCIKVLGGSHRRYAGVGDIIKVTIKEAIPRGKVKKGDVLKAVVVRTRKGVRRPDGSVIRFDGNACVILNNNSEQPIGTRIFGPVTRELRTEKFMKIISLAPEVL; the protein is encoded by the coding sequence ATGATCCAAGAACAGACTATGCTGAACGTCGCCGACAACTCCGGTGCACGTCGCGTAATGTGTATCAAGGTTCTGGGTGGCTCGCACCGTCGCTACGCAGGCGTCGGTGACATCATCAAAGTTACCATCAAGGAAGCAATTCCTCGTGGTAAAGTCAAAAAAGGTGATGTCCTGAAGGCGGTAGTGGTGCGCACCAGGAAGGGTGTTCGTCGCCCGGACGGTTCTGTCATTCGCTTCGATGGTAATGCATGCGTTATTCTGAACAATAACAGTGAGCAGCCTATCGGTACGCGTATTTTTGGGCCGGTAACTCGTGAACTTCGTACTGAAAAGTTCATGAAAATTATCTCTCTGGCACCAGAAGTACTCTAA
- the rplD gene encoding 50S ribosomal protein L4 gives MELVLKDAQSALTVSETTFGRDFNEALVHQVVVAYASGARQGTRAQKTRAEVTGSGKKPWRQKGTGRARAGSVKSPIWRSGGVTFAAKPQDHSQKVNKKMYRGALKSILSELVRQDRLIVVESFAVEAPKTKLLVQKLKDMALEDVLIITGELDENLFLAARNLYKVDVRDASGIDPVSLIAFDKVVMTADAVKQVEEMLA, from the coding sequence ATGGAATTAGTATTGAAAGACGCGCAGAGCGCGCTGACTGTTTCCGAAACTACCTTCGGTCGTGATTTCAACGAAGCGCTGGTTCACCAGGTTGTTGTTGCTTACGCATCTGGCGCCCGCCAGGGTACTCGTGCGCAGAAAACTCGCGCCGAAGTAACCGGTTCAGGCAAAAAGCCATGGCGTCAAAAAGGCACCGGCCGTGCGCGTGCAGGTTCTGTAAAGAGCCCAATCTGGCGTTCAGGTGGCGTGACCTTTGCTGCGAAGCCGCAGGACCACAGTCAAAAAGTTAACAAAAAGATGTACCGCGGCGCGCTGAAAAGCATCCTGTCCGAACTGGTACGTCAAGATCGTCTGATCGTTGTCGAATCATTTGCTGTAGAAGCACCGAAAACCAAGCTGCTGGTACAGAAACTGAAAGACATGGCTCTGGAAGACGTGCTGATCATCACCGGTGAACTGGATGAGAATCTGTTCCTGGCTGCGCGTAACCTGTACAAGGTTGACGTGCGTGATGCATCCGGTATCGATCCAGTTAGCCTGATCGCCTTCGACAAAGTCGTTATGACTGCTGATGCAGTTAAGCAAGTTGAGGAGATGCTGGCATGA
- the rplE gene encoding 50S ribosomal protein L5, whose translation MAKLHDYYKDEVVQKLMTEFGYNSVMQVPRVEKITLNMGVGEAIADKKLLDNAAADLAAISGQKPLVTKARKSVAGFKIRQGYPIGCKVTLRGERMWEFFERLVTIAVPRIRDFRGLSAKSFDGRGNYSMGVREQIIFPEIDYDKVDRVRGLDITITTTAKSDDEGRALLAAFDFPFRK comes from the coding sequence ATGGCGAAACTGCATGATTACTACAAAGACGAAGTAGTCCAGAAACTCATGACAGAGTTTGGCTACAATTCTGTCATGCAAGTCCCTCGGGTCGAGAAGATCACCCTGAACATGGGTGTTGGTGAAGCGATCGCTGACAAGAAACTGCTGGATAATGCAGCAGCAGACCTGGCAGCAATCTCCGGTCAAAAACCGCTGGTCACCAAAGCACGCAAATCAGTTGCAGGCTTCAAAATCCGTCAGGGCTATCCGATCGGCTGTAAAGTAACTCTGCGTGGCGAGCGCATGTGGGAGTTCTTTGAGCGTCTGGTCACCATTGCAGTTCCACGTATCCGTGACTTCCGTGGCTTGTCCGCTAAGTCATTCGATGGTCGTGGCAACTACAGCATGGGTGTACGTGAGCAGATCATCTTCCCAGAAATCGACTACGACAAAGTCGATCGCGTTCGTGGTTTGGATATCACCATTACCACTACTGCGAAATCTGATGATGAAGGCCGTGCTCTGCTGGCTGCCTTTGACTTCCCGTTCCGTAAGTAA
- a CDS encoding 8-oxoguanine deaminase, with amino-acid sequence MERTLLLKNAECVVCMDAERREIRNASILIKGNQIVAVGEAGSLPDSADEMIDLQGHIVIPGLINTHHHMYQSLTRAIPAVQNGELFNWLTHLYPLWQNLTPEMIHISTQISMAELMLSGCTTTSDHLYVYPNGCKLDDSIEAAALMGMRFHASRGSMSVGKSLGGLPPDSLVENEAAIIKDTQRVIERYHDDSHGSMLRIVVAPCSPFSVSRELMKQSAALARSFNVSMHTHLAENDNDIRYSREKFHMTPAQYVEDLGWVGPDVWHAHCVKLDQYGMELFARTGTGVAHCPCSNMRLGSGIAPIRHMCDAGVHVGMGVDGSASNDSSDMIAEVRQAMLLQRVGFGPDAMTARQALELATLGGAKVLNRDDVGAIAPGMMADLAIFDLNRIGLAGAGHDPVAALVFCNPGQVAYSIINGKVRVRNGQLAGIELPAVLHQHNQLARKLVS; translated from the coding sequence ATGGAACGAACGTTATTACTAAAGAACGCTGAATGCGTGGTCTGCATGGATGCCGAGCGTCGGGAAATACGTAACGCCAGTATTCTGATTAAAGGGAACCAAATCGTTGCGGTCGGGGAAGCAGGATCGTTACCTGATAGCGCGGATGAAATGATTGACCTTCAGGGACACATTGTTATCCCCGGGCTGATCAATACGCATCATCACATGTATCAGAGCCTGACCCGGGCTATTCCTGCGGTACAAAACGGCGAACTGTTCAACTGGCTGACCCACCTCTACCCACTGTGGCAGAACCTGACGCCTGAGATGATTCATATCTCAACGCAGATTTCGATGGCTGAGTTAATGCTCTCCGGTTGCACCACCACCAGTGACCATCTCTATGTCTACCCTAACGGTTGTAAGCTTGACGACAGCATTGAGGCTGCAGCACTGATGGGCATGCGTTTCCATGCCAGCCGGGGCAGCATGAGTGTGGGCAAATCCCTCGGAGGTCTGCCGCCCGATTCGCTGGTTGAGAATGAAGCCGCCATCATCAAGGATACGCAGCGTGTGATTGAACGCTATCACGATGACAGCCACGGCTCGATGTTACGCATCGTGGTGGCCCCATGTTCACCGTTCTCAGTCAGTCGTGAACTGATGAAACAATCCGCTGCACTGGCACGCAGCTTCAACGTCTCGATGCATACTCATCTGGCGGAGAACGACAACGATATCCGATATAGCCGCGAAAAGTTCCACATGACGCCAGCACAGTACGTTGAAGACCTCGGCTGGGTAGGGCCGGATGTCTGGCATGCACACTGCGTTAAACTGGATCAGTATGGTATGGAGCTCTTTGCACGCACCGGAACCGGCGTCGCACACTGTCCCTGTTCAAACATGCGGCTCGGTTCGGGCATTGCACCAATACGCCACATGTGCGATGCCGGTGTCCATGTCGGTATGGGCGTAGATGGGTCAGCCTCCAATGACAGCTCAGACATGATAGCGGAGGTACGTCAGGCAATGCTGTTACAACGCGTGGGTTTCGGCCCGGATGCGATGACGGCTCGTCAGGCTCTGGAGCTGGCGACGCTGGGTGGAGCAAAAGTGCTGAATCGCGATGACGTGGGCGCCATTGCGCCGGGCATGATGGCTGATCTGGCCATCTTTGATTTGAATCGCATTGGTCTTGCCGGGGCGGGGCACGATCCTGTCGCCGCCCTGGTGTTCTGTAATCCGGGGCAGGTCGCTTACAGCATCATCAACGGAAAAGTCAGGGTGCGAAACGGACAACTGGCCGGAATTGAACTGCCAGCCGTGCTGCATCAGCATAACCAACTGGCCAGAAAACTGGTTAGTTGA
- the rplF gene encoding 50S ribosomal protein L6, whose translation MSRVAKAPVVVPAGVEVKLDGQVISIKGKNGELTRTINDAVEVKHADNALTFAPREGFVDGWAQAGTSRALLNAMVIGVTEGFTKKLQLVGVGYRAAVKGDVVNLSLGFSHPVDHQLPAGITAECPTQTEIVLKGADKQLIGQVAADLRAYRRPEPYKGKGVRYADEVVRTKEAKKK comes from the coding sequence ATGTCTCGTGTTGCTAAAGCACCTGTCGTTGTTCCTGCCGGCGTAGAGGTAAAACTCGACGGTCAGGTAATTTCGATTAAAGGTAAAAACGGCGAGCTGACTCGTACTATCAATGATGCTGTTGAAGTTAAACATGCTGACAACGCTCTGACTTTCGCTCCGCGCGAAGGTTTCGTTGACGGCTGGGCGCAGGCGGGTACTTCTCGCGCGCTGCTGAACGCAATGGTTATCGGTGTTACCGAAGGCTTCACTAAGAAGCTGCAGCTGGTTGGTGTAGGTTATCGTGCAGCCGTTAAAGGCGACGTGGTAAACCTGTCTCTGGGCTTTTCTCATCCAGTCGATCACCAGCTGCCCGCGGGTATCACTGCAGAATGTCCAACTCAGACTGAGATCGTGCTGAAAGGCGCTGATAAACAGCTGATTGGTCAGGTTGCTGCGGACCTGCGCGCCTACCGTCGTCCTGAGCCTTATAAAGGCAAGGGTGTCCGTTACGCCGACGAAGTCGTGCGTACCAAAGAGGCTAAGAAGAAGTAA
- the rplB gene encoding 50S ribosomal protein L2, whose amino-acid sequence MAVVKCKPTSPGRRHVVKVVNAELHKGKPFAPLVEKNSKSGGRNNNGRITTRHIGGGHKQAYRIVDFKRNKDGIPAVVERLEYDPNRSANIALVLYKDGERRYILAPKGLKAGDQIQSGVDAAIKAGNTLPMRNIPVGSTVHNVEMKPGKGGQIARSAGAYVQIVAREGSYVTLRLRSGEMRKVESDCRATLGEVGNAEHMLRVLGKAGAARWRGVRPTVRGTAMNPVDHPHGGGEGRNFGKHPVTPWGVQTKGKKTRSNKRTDKFIVRRRSK is encoded by the coding sequence ATGGCAGTTGTTAAATGTAAACCGACATCTCCGGGTCGTCGCCATGTAGTTAAAGTGGTAAACGCGGAGCTGCACAAGGGCAAACCATTTGCCCCGCTGGTAGAAAAAAACAGCAAATCCGGTGGCCGTAACAACAATGGTCGTATCACTACCCGTCATATCGGTGGTGGTCACAAGCAGGCTTACCGTATTGTTGACTTCAAACGCAACAAAGATGGTATCCCGGCAGTTGTTGAACGTCTTGAGTACGATCCGAACCGCTCTGCGAACATCGCACTGGTTCTGTACAAAGACGGCGAGCGCCGTTACATCCTGGCCCCTAAAGGCCTGAAAGCCGGCGACCAGATCCAATCTGGCGTTGATGCTGCGATCAAAGCAGGTAACACTCTGCCGATGCGTAACATCCCGGTGGGTTCAACCGTGCATAACGTAGAAATGAAACCAGGCAAAGGCGGTCAGATTGCTCGCTCAGCTGGTGCTTACGTGCAGATCGTTGCGCGTGAAGGTTCTTACGTTACCCTGCGTCTGCGTTCAGGTGAAATGCGTAAAGTCGAGTCTGACTGCCGCGCAACACTGGGCGAAGTCGGCAACGCTGAGCATATGCTGCGCGTTCTGGGTAAAGCTGGTGCAGCCCGTTGGCGTGGTGTTCGTCCGACCGTTCGTGGTACCGCGATGAACCCAGTTGATCACCCGCACGGTGGTGGTGAAGGTCGTAACTTTGGTAAGCACCCGGTAACTCCGTGGGGCGTTCAGACCAAAGGTAAGAAGACCCGTAGCAACAAGCGTACTGATAAATTTATCGTACGTCGCCGTAGCAAATAA
- the rpmC gene encoding 50S ribosomal protein L29 — protein sequence MKATELREKSVEELNTELLNLLREQFNLRMQAASGQLQQTHLLKQVRRDVARVKTLLTEKAGS from the coding sequence ATGAAAGCAACTGAGCTGCGTGAAAAAAGCGTTGAAGAGCTGAACACTGAGCTGCTTAATCTGCTGCGTGAGCAATTTAACCTGCGCATGCAGGCAGCATCTGGCCAACTGCAGCAGACTCATCTGCTGAAACAGGTTCGCCGTGATGTTGCACGCGTTAAGACTTTACTGACTGAGAAGGCGGGTTCGTAA
- the rpsS gene encoding 30S ribosomal protein S19: protein MPRSLKKGPFIDLHLLKKVEKAVESGDKKPLRTWSRRSTIFPNMIGLTIAVHNGRQHVPVFVSDEMVGHKLGEFAPTRTYRGHAADKKAKKK from the coding sequence ATGCCACGTTCTCTCAAGAAAGGTCCTTTTATTGACCTGCACTTGCTGAAGAAGGTAGAGAAAGCGGTGGAAAGCGGTGACAAGAAGCCTTTGCGCACTTGGTCCCGTCGTTCAACGATCTTTCCTAACATGATCGGTTTGACCATCGCTGTCCATAATGGTCGTCAGCACGTTCCTGTCTTTGTTTCCGACGAAATGGTTGGTCACAAACTGGGTGAATTCGCGCCGACACGTACTTATCGCGGTCACGCGGCTGATAAAAAAGCCAAGAAGAAATAA
- the rplV gene encoding 50S ribosomal protein L22 has product METLAQHRHARSSAQKVRLVADLIRGKKVSQALDILTYTNKKAAVLVKKVLESAIANAEHNDGADIDDLKITKIFVDEGPTMKRIMPRAKGRADRILKRTSHITVVVSDR; this is encoded by the coding sequence ATGGAAACTTTAGCTCAACATCGCCACGCTCGTTCTTCTGCTCAGAAGGTTCGCCTTGTTGCTGACCTGATTCGCGGTAAGAAAGTGTCGCAGGCACTGGACATTTTGACCTACACCAATAAGAAAGCGGCTGTACTGGTCAAAAAAGTTCTGGAATCTGCCATTGCTAACGCCGAACACAACGATGGCGCTGATATCGACGATCTGAAAATCACGAAAATTTTCGTTGATGAAGGTCCGACCATGAAACGCATTATGCCGCGTGCCAAAGGTCGTGCAGATCGCATCCTGAAGCGCACCAGCCACATTACTGTGGTTGTGTCCGATCGCTGA
- the rplR gene encoding 50S ribosomal protein L18 — protein sequence MDKKSARIRRATRARRKLKELGATRLVVHRTPRHIYAQVIAPNGSEVLVAASTVEKAITEQLKYTGNKEAAAAVGKAIAERAIEKGITGVSFDRSGFQYHGRVQALADAAREAGLQF from the coding sequence ATGGATAAGAAATCTGCTCGTATCCGTCGTGCGACCCGTGCACGTCGCAAGCTCAAAGAGCTGGGTGCTACTCGCCTGGTGGTACATCGTACCCCGCGTCATATTTACGCACAGGTAATCGCCCCGAATGGTTCCGAAGTTCTGGTCGCTGCTTCTACTGTAGAAAAAGCTATCACTGAACAACTGAAGTATACCGGTAATAAAGAAGCCGCAGCTGCAGTAGGTAAAGCTATCGCAGAACGCGCAATCGAAAAAGGCATCACTGGTGTTTCTTTCGACCGTTCCGGTTTCCAATATCATGGTCGCGTCCAGGCACTGGCAGATGCTGCCCGTGAAGCTGGCCTTCAGTTCTAA
- the rpsE gene encoding 30S ribosomal protein S5: MAHIEKQAGELQEKLIAVNRVSKTVKGGRIFSFTALTVVGDGNGRVGFGYGKAREVPAAIQKAMEKARRNMVNVALTNGTLQHPVKGAHTGSRVFMQPASEGTGIIAGGAMRAVLEVAGVHNVLAKAYGSTNPINVVRATIDGLGNMKSPEMVAAKRGKSVEEILG; encoded by the coding sequence ATGGCACACATCGAGAAACAAGCTGGCGAACTGCAGGAAAAACTGATCGCGGTAAACCGTGTTTCTAAAACTGTTAAAGGTGGTCGTATCTTCTCCTTCACAGCACTGACTGTGGTAGGCGATGGTAATGGTCGCGTAGGTTTTGGTTACGGTAAAGCGCGTGAAGTTCCAGCAGCGATCCAGAAAGCGATGGAGAAAGCCCGTCGCAACATGGTTAACGTCGCGCTGACCAACGGCACCCTGCAGCACCCTGTTAAAGGTGCACACACGGGTTCCCGCGTGTTCATGCAGCCGGCTTCAGAAGGTACCGGTATCATCGCCGGTGGTGCAATGCGCGCCGTTCTGGAAGTCGCTGGAGTTCATAACGTACTGGCAAAAGCCTATGGTTCTACTAACCCGATTAACGTGGTTCGTGCAACTATCGACGGCCTGGGCAATATGAAATCTCCGGAAATGGTCGCTGCTAAGCGTGGTAAATCCGTTGAAGAAATTCTGGGGTAA